Sequence from the Burkholderia sp. GAS332 genome:
GGGGCTACCGGATGGGCAACGCGCAAGTGCACGACAGCCTGCTGCGCGACGGCCTGAACGACGCGTTTTCCGGCGAGCATTCCGGCTGGCATACCGAAGACCTCGTCACGCAGTTCGACCTCACGCGCGAAACGCAGGACCGTTGGGCCGCGCGGTCGCAACAGCGTTTTGCCGAAGCGCAGGCGCGCGGCGATTTCAACGCTGAACTGGTTGCCGTCGAAGTGCCGGGGCGCAAAGGTCCGCAGCATTTTACGAGCGATGAACAGCCGCGCCCGGATACCACCGTCGAAACGCTCGCCAAACTGCGTCCGGCATTCCGTCCGGACGGCACGATTACCGCAGGCAACGCACCGGGATTGAACAGCGGCGCAGCAGCCATGCTGGTCGCTGAGCGTGAGTTTGCTGAGGCGCGTGGCATCGAGCCATTCGCGCGGCTGGTGGCGTATGGGGTTGCGGCCGTCGAGCCGGGCATGTTCGGTCTCGGTCCGGTGCCGGCTGTGCAAATGGCCCTGGCCCGCGCAGGTTGGCAACTCGAGGACGTACAACGCTTCGAGATCAATGAAGCCTTCGCAGCCGTGCCGCTCGCGGTGGCGCGCAGACTCGGCATCGCGGATGAACTGATCAACGTGCAAGGCGGTGCGATCGCGCACGGTCATCCGATCGGCGCGACCGGTGCGGTATTGACGACGCGTCTGCTGCATTCAATGCGCCGCGACGGCCTGAAGCGCGGCGTCGTCACGTTGTGTATCGGGGGCGGGCAGGGGATTGCGCTGGCGTTGGAAGTGATCTGAAATCGGTCGCGGCGCGTTGCGGTGCCCGGGACCGCTGACGCGCCGCGGCTGGCATGTCGCTGAAACGGCGCGGCCGTATCGGCTAATGAAAGATCGGCAAGGCCAGATATCCCTTGATGACGATCGCATTGGCAATGTCGATAAAGAAAGCGCCCACCATCGGCACGACCAGAAACGCGAGGTGCGAATGGCCGAAGCGGGCTGTGACGGCCTGCATGTTGGCAATCGCCGTGGGCGTGGCGCCGAGTCCGAAACCGCAATGGCCGGAGGCGAGCACGACAGCATCATAGTTGCGGCCCATCACGCGGAACGTGACGAAGATCGCATAGAGCGCCATCAAAACGGTCTGCGCGACGAGAATCGAAACGACCGGCAGCGCTAGCGAGGCGAGGTCCCAGAGCTTGAGCGTCATCAGCGCCATGGCGAGGAATAGCGCGAGGCTCACGTTGCCGAGCAGGGCGACGGCGTGATCGAGAACGGGCTTGCCCGCAAGCCCGAGTGCATTGCTTAGCACCACGCCGACGAATAGCACGCAGACAAAAGTCGGCAGCTCGATCGCGGTGCCGGCCAATACTTGTGCGAGCGCGTCGCCGGCCGCGAGGCTGATCGCGATCAGTGCCAGCGTCTCAATGAAGGCGGCAGGCGTAGTGGCTTGTTCCGCCTTCGGTTCTTCGAAGGCGAGCGGCGCTTCGGCGGGGCTGTCGCCGCGCTTCTCTGCTTGATTCGCGGCATGCGCGGCGTCCTTCCTCGCGACTTGCCGCATCAGCACGCGCGCCACGGGGCCGCCGAGAATGCCGCCCATCACGAGGCCGAAAGTCGCGCAGGCAATCGCCGCCTCGGTGGCGGATTGAAGTCCATGGTGTTCGGCGAACACCTTGCCCCATGCAGCGCCTGTGCCATGACCGCCGGACAGGGTGATCGAACCGACCAGCAAACCATACAGAGGATCGATGCCCAGTAGATAAGTGAGGGCGATGCCTACTGCATTCTGCAGGAGCAGCAAGCCGATCACGAGAGCGAGAAAACGCAGCAACAGCGGGCCGCCTGACTTGAGGCTGGCGAGGTTGGCGTTGAGGCCGATGGTCGCGAAGAAGGCGAGCATCAGCGGTGTTTGCAGTGCGGTATCGAAGCGTACTTCGATGTGGCTCGTGGTGCGCAGGATCAGCAGCACGATGGCCACCAGCAGCCCGCCGGCAACGGGTTCGGGAATCGTATAGCTGCGCAGCAGGGGGATCCATCCGACTAGCCTGTTCCCCAGCAGCAGAACCAGTGAAGCCGTGACGAGTGTTCCATAGATACCGACGTTCATAGGCGACCTCGTTGAGAATGAATGGTCTTCACAGCGTGACGAGGCGTCTGACGGCGTGTGGAGCGGTAAAGGAGCGAGCGGGAAACGCCTGTGGCGTGAGGGTACCTGAACGGCGCTGATCCAACAACGGCTGCGCGCGAGGCGCATTGTCCTGGACCGCCTGGTCGCCGATGTTGGCGTGAGAGCATATTTAGAGTTTTTCTCCCGCATCGGTTTCGTTTAGCATCCTTGTCACTTTCACAAGAACACCAAGAGACATGGCACTGATCGCACGAAACATCCTCGGAATTGCCGTCCTGCTGCTTATCGCCTTCATCTTTTCGACTAACCGCCGCGCCATCCGCTTACGGACTGTAATTACGGCGTTGCTTGCGCAGATCGGTATCGGCGCGTTCATTCTCTTCGTGCCGCTCGGCAAGACGATCCTCGCGTCCGTCGCGTCCGGCGTCAATGATGTACTCGGCTATGGCAACGCGGGCATCGCGTTTCTGTTCGGCGGCCTCGTGCAAGCGAAGATGTTCCAGGTCTTCGGCGATGGCGGATTCATTTTTGCCGTGCGGGTGCTGCCGGCCATCATCTTCGTGACCGCGCTGATTTCGGTGCTGTACTACATCGGCGTGATGCGCTGGATCGTGCTCGTGCTCGGCACGCTGTTTCACAAACTGCTCGGGGTATCGAAGCTCGAATCGTTCTCGGCCGTGACCACCATCTTCCTGGGCCAAAGCGAAATGCCTGCCGTGGTCAAGCCGTTCGTGCGCGACATGACCGGCGCCGAACTGTTCGCGGTCATGTCGAGCGGCATGGCGGCGATTGCCGGTTCGGTGCTGGCCGGCTATGCGGGCCTCGGGGTGCGGGTTGACTATCTGCTGGCTGCGTCGTTCATGGCGGTGCCCGGCGGCTTGCTGTTCGCGAAGATCCTTCACCCGACCACCGAACCGAGTCGCGTGCATCTCGAGCATCTCAGCTTCGACGAAAAGCGTCCCGCGAATGTGATTGAAGCCGCGAGTTCAGGCGCGACAGTGGGCCTGAAAATCGCCGTGATGGTCGGCGCGATGCTGATCGCGTTCGTCGGCTTGATCGCGCTGCTCAACGGCATTGTGGGTGGCATAGGCGGCTGGTTCGGCCATCCGCAACTGTCGATGCAGTCGGTGCTCGGCACGGTGTTCGCGCCGCTCGCGTATCTGATCGGTGTGCCGTGGAACGAAGCCGCAATCGCCGGCGACTTTCTCGGCCAGAAGATCATTCTGAATGAATTTGTCGCTTATGCATCGCTGTCGCCGTATCTGAAAGATGCCGCCAGCGTGAGCGCGGCCGGCTTGCAGGCGCTCGATCCGCGTACCCTTGCTATTCTGTCGTTTGCGTTGTGCGGCTTCGCGAACTTTGCGTCGATCGCGGTGCTGACCGGTGGTTTTAGCGCTGTCGCGCCGGAACGCCGCGCTGAAGTCGCGCGCTATGGCCTGCGTGTCGTGCTCGCCGCTACACTCTCGAACCTGATGAGCGCGACGATTGCGGGTATGTTCCTGACGCTGAATTGAATTGAGGATCGTTGCATGAACATGGAACAACTGCTGGAACGCGCGGGTATTGCGCGAGAAAAGGCCTACGCGCCTTATTCGAAGTTCAAGGTCGGCGCCGCGCTGCTGACCAAAGACGGCACCGTATTCGACGGCTGCAACGTCGAGAATGCATCGTATGGACTGTGCAATTGCGCTGAACGTACGGCGTTTTTTAGCGCAATTTCCGCGGGCTATCAGCGCGACCAGTTCGCCGCGCTTGCCGTGATCGGCGATACGGATGGACCGATCGCACCATGTGGCGCGTGCCGCCAGGTGATCATCGAACTGGGCGGCCCCGAATTGCCGATCCGCCTCGGCAATCTGCATGGCGCGACCCGTGACACCACTGCGCGTGAACAATTGCCGGACGCGTTCTATCTATGAGCAAGCACAAGGTTATCTACGACACCGATCCCGGTGTGGACGATGCGATGGCGCTCGTTTTCCAGGCGCGGCATCCGGACATCGAATTGCTCGGTTTGACGAGCGTATTCGGCAATGCCACGATCGAGACCACCACGCGCAATGCGCGTTTCCTGGCCGGGCGATTCGCGCCGGGCGTGCCGGTTGCACAGGGCGCTGCCGCTCCGCTCAAGCGCGCAGCGCCCGAGCCGCTCGCCTGGATTCACGGCGACAACGGACTTGGCAACGTCGCGATCGAAGCCGGGGTTGAAGCCGCGCTCGACGCACGCCCCGCGCACCGCTTCATCATCGACACGGTGCGCGCGCATCCCGGCGAAGTCACGCTGATCGCCGTGGGCCCGCTCACGAACCTGGCGTTGGCGCTGGCCGACGATCCGCAGATCGCCCCGCTGGTCAAGCAGGTGGTCATCATGGGCGGCGCGTTCGGCACGGACGGCGTGCTCGGCAACGTGACCCCCGCCGCCGAAGCGAACATCCTCGGCGACCCCGATGCCGCTGACAGGGTGCTCGGCGCGCCGTGGCCGGTGGCGATCGTGGGGCTCGACGTCACGCAGCGCACCATCATGAGCCGGGACTATCTGGCGTCGCTGCGCGATCGCGGCGGTGCAGCAGGGCAGTTCGTGTGGGACGTGTCGCGGCACTACGAGGCCTTTCATGAGCAAAGCGCGCAACTCAGGGGCATTTACGTCCATGACTCGTCGGCGGTCACCTATGTGCTGGCGCCGCATCTTTATACGACGCGCAGTGGCCCCGTACGCGTGCTGACGGACGGTATCGCGGTGGGTCAGACCATCCAGAAGCCCTCTACGATGCCGGTGCCCGCGCCGGACTGGGACAGCCGGCCCGAGTGCACAGTCTGTCTGGACGTGGATGTGCCCGGGATGCTCGCGCTTTACGAGCACACCCTTTGTGGCACGCTGTAGGACGATCTCGCAACGTCGCTGCCGCTTGTTCCGGGAAGCCCCGTCTCAGCGCCTCTTTTTATGCAGACCGAGGCTTAGCGGACGGCCGGCAGCGCGGCGATTGATCTGACATAAGAGAGCAGTGCGGAGAGCAGTGCGGCCGCGGTGCGTTGCAGCAAGCCGGCCCTGCATGGATGGCCGATGCGCATCGTCAATCTTTGCTACATTTCTGCAGACGTGCTGCGTGTGCGGTCCTCGAAGCCTCGGCTTATCGACCCGGCGTGTGTGACCCAAATCTATCAAGAGGCAAAAGATGCGAATTCTAGTCGTAGGGGCGGGCGCCGTGGGCGGCTATTTCGGTGGACGTCTCGCAGCGGCAGGCGAGGACGTGACCTTCCTCGTGCGCCCCGGCCGTGCGGAAAAACTCCAGCGTGACGGTCTCGTCATCAACAGCGCGCGCGGCAATCTCACGTTGCGCGACGTCAAGACGATACTCGCCGGCGTTGGCGCGGAGCCGTTCGATCTGGTGCTGCTCAGTTGCAAAGCCTACAGTCTCGACGACGCGATCGATTCGTTTGCGCCGCTGGTCGGCGAGTCGACGCTGATTCTGCCGATGCTCAACGGCATGCGCCATATCGACGTGCTCAAGGAAAAGTTCGGTGCGTCACGCGTACTGGGCGGTCAATGCGTGATCGCGGCGACGCTCAGCCCTGAGCAGCACATCATGCATCTGAACGAAACGCACGCGATCACCTTCGGTGAACTGGACGGCGGCACGTCCGAGCGCGTAGAGGCGATCGCGGACGCGATGGCCGGCGCGAACTTCGATGCGGTGATCAGCGACAACATCCTGCTGCGCATGTGGGAAAAGTGGGTGTTCCTGGCCACACTGGCGGCCGGTACGTGCTTGATGCGTGGTTCGGTCGGCGATATTCTGGCGGCGCCCGATGGCAAGCGCATCTTTGAAAACCTGCTCGGCGAGTGCCGTGGCGTGGCCGAAAACAATGGCTTCACCATGGGCCCGGACTTCGATGCCCGAGCGACCCAAACGCTCTTCACGCCTTCGCCGCTCACGGCTTCGATGATGCGCGACGTCGAAAATCATTCGCATACCGAGGCGGATCACATTCTCGGCGATCTGATCTCGCGTGGCGGCGATGCGCAGAAGGGCGAGCACGGCTTGTCGCTGCTGCGTATCGCCTATAGTCATCTGAAGACGTATGAAGCGAGGCAGACCCGCACGTCGTGAGCGTCGCGCATATCAGTGCTTGCACATAGCAGCCTAACGTTTCGGAGGTCAAGCATGCCGAGTCCAACCGGATCGGTGCCCGCGCTGAGTTCGGCCGCAGCCACGATCTTCTCGATCGGCATTGTGTTTCTCGGCTATTGGGGCGTGCACGAGTCGGCGAAATGGCGCTTCAGCGACGTGACGGTGGTCGCGTTTGCGCTGGTCGGCTTTGCCTGCCTCGGGCTCGTGCCGTGGATGGCGACGCGCCCCGTCCCAACCGAAACCAGCGACGCCGGCATCCGCGTCGCGCGGCGTCTGTTTCTCGTCGGCATGGCGGCGACATGGATTGCGGTGGCACTGTCGGTCGTCGCGTAACACAGCCTGGTTTAGCCGCCCGAGGGTGACGTATGACCCAGCACGCCGGCCACGGCCAATACCGTCAGCATGGCGACAGCTTCGACCGCCAGCAACCGGTCGAAGCCGCGCCACACACGAGCGCCCCGACTGCAACCGCGAACAGCATGTCTTGCGCGGCCGCGACGACGATCTGCGCGACGACGAGCGGATCCACTGCTACTTCACTGTGAAGGTGTAGTGTCCCTGCGTGCGGTGTCCGTCGTCAGCGACCGCCACCCAGGCAACCGAGTACTCGCCCGGCGTCAGCGGGTTCAGCGCCACCGACATGTGCTTCTTGTTGGACGGATCGACCACGGATTTGGCGCTCGTCACCGGCTTGCCCTGCGCATCGGTGACGGTGATCGAGCTGAACGCCGGTTCGAGACCATCATCGAAGTCGATGGCCACATCTTTCTGTGACGTCGTGACGGTCGAGCCGGCAGACGGTACCTGGTGAGTCGGATAGGCGTGAGCGTGCGCGAATTGCGCGACCGTCAGCGTCAGCGCGGCAACGAGGCCGCGCGCCATGGAGGAGTTCAGGAGAGCGGTTTTCATCAGTTGAAGAGCGGCTTGCCGAGAGAGTTAGGGAAGATGTCGTCGAAATACAGATGAGCGTCGAACAGGACGCCCACGTGATTGCCGGTCAGGCGGTTGACGGGAATTTGCGCTTCGATGCCAAACTGCCCATAGCGGTTGAGCCAGAGTACGCCTGGGTTGACGGTCCCGGTTGTTTGACCGGCACACGCGCCCGCCGTACAGGTACTCATCGGGGCTTCTACGACCAGAAACAGGTTGCGGAACGGTTGCGGGAGTCCGAGGTCTTTGACCTGCGATTGCAGGTAAGGAATGCTGTACTGCAACGTGAGGCCCCAGCCGAACGAATTCGGTCCGTTATCCGACGACGTCGTCGTCAGGTTGGGACCGAGTTGGCCGGTGATGGCGAAAGGCCGCAGGTAGCTCAGCGAGGCCGGTAGGTCGCCGAAGCCCTTGCCGAAATAGAAGCTTGGCGTAAGGGTCGAATACGCGTTCGCGATCGATTTTGCACCTGTTCCGCCAACTTCAGCGAGCAGCCCGATCGACGTCATGAATTCGTGGCGCGCATTCGCGTAGATCATGTATTTGGCGCCGACGGTAATGTTGTCCCAGCCCTTGGCGGAGCCGCCGTTCGGGGCGTTCTGGGACACGTAGTCGCTGGCAATGCTGAAGGCGAGATTCTTCGTGATCAGCTTGTCCCACTCGTAGGACACGGTGTTGACGTTCATGTTGTCACCGTTGTCGTCCGGCGTCTTGGTATGGCCGAACTGGGTGTCGAATTCGTCACCGACACCGGGGTCGTCGACCGTCAGCGTGGCGGGAAATACACGGTCGCCGACCACCGCATGGGCTGATGCAGCCGGCGAACCGGCGAGGCAGGCGGTGCCGGCCGCCGCTATCAGGGCGGCGCGTGCGGGCGCCGCGTGCCGTTTGAAAAACGTACGCATGATCTAATTCTTCTCCAATTGTCTTGATGCGTCGCCGCGTTTGCGCGCGACGGCATACCGCGACTGCTCGCGCAGCGCGGACTCTGTTCTGGACCAGATCGACTCAGGAAAGAACGGGAGGCGCACGCGGCTGGGCCGCGGTATAGAAGAGGGGGAGGTAGACCGTGTCACGCGTTGCGACGACCGGTGCTCGCGCAACCGATAGCGTGGCGGCAAACACCGCGGGCGTGCCCGGCAGCACCGGCGCGTGGGCAAGCACGCCGCAATAGGCGCAAGCCTGCCAATGGAATGCCGGTGAATGCGAGGACTTGCTGTTCTGCGCGACCGGGCTGTTGTCCGGTTCTGCTGAACAGTAGGTGGCGAGTGCCTGGCCGAGCCGATCATGTGCCGCCAGCGCCTGCGAAACCGTCGGCGCGAGCGTACTCATCAGGATTGCAAGCAATCCCAACAGGCTGCCGATTTTCTGAAGGCGAAGACGAAGCATACTGGCCGCTAAGGACGAGAGGAAGCAATGAACGACGCCGATTATGCCACGCAACTATTCAGGCGAAGATACAGGGTTTCACATGTCCGAGGTAGGTTTATTACCATTTTTTCGGGGACATGGAGACGCTAGTCAACCAGATTATTTCTCAACCGTTTAGCAAAAGCCTGTATCGCGACAAACATTCGTATCCCTCGAAATGAGAAAGGGGCGCTGCAATGCTGCAATGCGTTAAGGTGACCGTGGGCTGCATTCTGGCGTTGTCATGTGCGATAGCGCAGTCGGACGCGGTGTTCTCCGACACCGGCTATGCCGCTGACGCTTACGGTGCTGCGGATCACTATCCACTCCCCATCCCCGGCCACGCGAGAACACAGAAGCAGTTCGTCGGCTATTACACCCATTTCGACGAGATCCGTCCCGCCGATCCGATTGCCAAGGCCGGCGCTCCGTCCACACTTAAATCCTCCGAACACGAACTCACCCTGAACTACCCGTACGGGGGCCAGTTTCACAGTATCGATGACTATCTCGACCGCAATCCGGTGACCGGCCTGCTTATCGCTCGCGGCGACACAATCCTTTACGAGCATTATCGCTACGCACGGAAAGACACCGACCGGTTCATGTCGCAGTCCATGGCGAAAACACTCGTCGGAATGCTGATCGGTATCGCCATATCGGAAGGGGCCATTCACTCGATTGACGATCTTGCCGACGCCTATGTGCCGGAGTTGGCTAACAATGCTTACGGCCAGACCTCAATTCGTGATCTGCTGCACATGTCTTCCGGCGTCCATTTCTTTGAGGACAGCAACCCTGGCGACGATCGGGACAAGCTAGGCCGCGACCTCTTCAGCCCGAACGGCGTAGGGGCAATCGAAGCCGTCAAGCGGTTCGATCAACGCGACCGCGCGCCCGGCACGCATTTCAGCTACGCAAGTATCGAAACGGAAGTGCTTGGCCTGGTGTTGAGCCATGCAACACATATGTCGGTGGCACAGTACGCGAGCGAGCGCATCTGGAAGAAGATGGGCATGGAGTCGGATGCGTCATGGGGACGTGATGCGACCGGGCAGGACATTACCTACTGCTGCGTGAGCGCTACGCTGCGTGATTGGGCAAGACTCGGACTGATGCTGGCCTATGACGGCAAGTGGAACGGTAAGCAGATCGTGCCGCGCGACTGGGTGCTACAGGCAACAAGCATCGCCTCTCCCGATAGTTTTCTTGCCGCAGGCAAGGCCAACCCGATTTTCGGTTACGGGTATCAGGTCTGGATACTGCCGGGCGACCACCGCATGTTCGCGCTGCAAGGCATGGACGGTCAAAGAATCATTGTCGATCCACGTTCGAAGCTCGTATTCGTGCAAACAGCCGTATGGACCAGCGATCACGATCCCGGCATGCGGGAAGTCTATGCACTATGGAACGCACTTGTTGCGCAGTACGGATAGATTTGCGTTCAAGCAAATGGTCCCTTCTTCCGCGATCCGACAGGCCCGGAGACACTGTGTATCTGGGCCTTGCCATCGCCCGCCGGGCGGTTCTTCACGTGATCAATGAACGCGCGCAGCTTCGGCAAGATTTGCCGGCGGCTGGGATAGCAGAGAAACACCCCCGGAATCACCGGCGCGTAGGCTTCCAGCACGTGCACCAGTCTTGCGGTTCTCAACCCTTCGGCGACCATCGGCTCGGGTAGCTGCGCGAGGCCCAGGCCTTCGATCGCCGCGCCCAGCATGGTCGGAAAATCGCTGGCGATCAGTGGACCGGATACGGCGATTTCGATCGCCTGCCCGTTAACGTTGAATGACCATGACGCGAGTGCGCCGCTGGACCGCCGCCATCGCAGGCATGCGTGTTGGCGCAGATCGTCCGTCTCCACGGGTTGGTCATGCGCTGCGAAGTAATCAGGACTACCGACAACGATGAGGCGCAACGGCGGCGTCAACGGTACCGCGACCATGTCGGCGGCGACGAGATGCCCCAGCCGGATGCCGGCGTCGAATCCTTCCGCCGCAAGATCGATCACCTCCTTGCTGGTGGCAAGCTCCACCTCGATCTCGGGATAGGCCTTGCAGAAGGATGCGATCAGCGGCTCCAGCAGGATCGGGACAACCGCGCGCGGTACGGTGAGACGCAGCAATCCCGACGGCCGCTGACCGAGCCCGCGCGCAACCTCGCCGGCAGCGACAAGTTCCTCGAAAGCGGGCTTGGCGCGCGAAAGAAACCGTTCGCCGGCCTCGGTCAGGCCAACGCTGCGCGTGGTGCGTGTAAAGAGCGCTGCGCCAATGCGCGCTTCGAGCACGCGCACCGTCTGGCTGACGGCCGATGGCGTCACGCCGAGTTCTGCAGCTGCCTTGCGAAAGCTGCGATGCTGGGCAACGCTCAAGAAAACCTCCACGCCATCGAGCGCGCCCTGCCTGACTGTGAAGTTCTGCTTCATAGCGTGTCAACATTGTGATGAATAGTCACTCGCGCGAGACGATGGTACACCTAACACCTGTAGATCAGGAGTGGGGGAACCTTCAATGACTGACGCACTTGATGGCGTGCGCGAACACTATCGCACGACCGGCCTGACCGGCCACGCAGTCCCGGATTCATCTGGCGAACCGCCGCTGATCACGCGCGCGGTTTCCGCCAGGCGTCGTCGCGTTGCCGGCGGGGATGGGCGACGTGATCACCGCGCCCGGCCGGTTCCAGTTGATCGCTCTGCATGGGCCAAGCATTAGCGCGGGCGCTTATCCGTATGTACTGACCCCTGCTTTCGTGGTGCCCAGCTCGATCCTGCTGCACGCGCTGTCGCTGCGGCAACTGATCCGACGACGCGCCGCCTGATCGCGTTCCCGACCATCAACGCTCCACCCAACACTGGATAGCAAGCACCATGTCACCGAAACTTCTCTTTCAGTTACATCTCGTTCTGGGGTATGTCGCGTGGCTTCTTTGCTTCGGCGCCTACGTCTGGCCCAGGCTCAAGTCGATGGCCCCATTCGACGCGCAACGCGCAATCGCCACGTTGCACAGCTTCCGTTTCTTCGGGCTTGTCTTCATCCTCCCGGGCATCGTCAGTCCCGATCTTCCTGCCAGCTTCGCCGTGTTTGCCGCATACGGCGATTTCGCAACGGGCGTGCTGGCGATGCTGGCGCTCCTGACGGTACGCATACGCCGGCTCTTCTGGTTGTTCGTCGTAGCCTTCAATGT
This genomic interval carries:
- a CDS encoding acetyl-CoA C-acetyltransferase, with the translated sequence MSKREVVICNPVRTPIGAFGGSLKEVPATELGAVAVRETLRRSGLDPAALASVVMGNVIQAGNKMNPARQASISGGVPVAVPALTVNRVCGSGAQAIASAAQEIWLGLGDAAVAGGMENMDRAPYLLDGSRWGYRMGNAQVHDSLLRDGLNDAFSGEHSGWHTEDLVTQFDLTRETQDRWAARSQQRFAEAQARGDFNAELVAVEVPGRKGPQHFTSDEQPRPDTTVETLAKLRPAFRPDGTITAGNAPGLNSGAAAMLVAEREFAEARGIEPFARLVAYGVAAVEPGMFGLGPVPAVQMALARAGWQLEDVQRFEINEAFAAVPLAVARRLGIADELINVQGGAIAHGHPIGATGAVLTTRLLHSMRRDGLKRGVVTLCIGGGQGIALALEVI
- a CDS encoding glutamate:Na+ symporter, ESS family — translated: MNVGIYGTLVTASLVLLLGNRLVGWIPLLRSYTIPEPVAGGLLVAIVLLILRTTSHIEVRFDTALQTPLMLAFFATIGLNANLASLKSGGPLLLRFLALVIGLLLLQNAVGIALTYLLGIDPLYGLLVGSITLSGGHGTGAAWGKVFAEHHGLQSATEAAIACATFGLVMGGILGGPVARVLMRQVARKDAAHAANQAEKRGDSPAEAPLAFEEPKAEQATTPAAFIETLALIAISLAAGDALAQVLAGTAIELPTFVCVLFVGVVLSNALGLAGKPVLDHAVALLGNVSLALFLAMALMTLKLWDLASLALPVVSILVAQTVLMALYAIFVTFRVMGRNYDAVVLASGHCGFGLGATPTAIANMQAVTARFGHSHLAFLVVPMVGAFFIDIANAIVIKGYLALPIFH
- a CDS encoding concentrative nucleoside transporter, CNT family produces the protein MALIARNILGIAVLLLIAFIFSTNRRAIRLRTVITALLAQIGIGAFILFVPLGKTILASVASGVNDVLGYGNAGIAFLFGGLVQAKMFQVFGDGGFIFAVRVLPAIIFVTALISVLYYIGVMRWIVLVLGTLFHKLLGVSKLESFSAVTTIFLGQSEMPAVVKPFVRDMTGAELFAVMSSGMAAIAGSVLAGYAGLGVRVDYLLAASFMAVPGGLLFAKILHPTTEPSRVHLEHLSFDEKRPANVIEAASSGATVGLKIAVMVGAMLIAFVGLIALLNGIVGGIGGWFGHPQLSMQSVLGTVFAPLAYLIGVPWNEAAIAGDFLGQKIILNEFVAYASLSPYLKDAASVSAAGLQALDPRTLAILSFALCGFANFASIAVLTGGFSAVAPERRAEVARYGLRVVLAATLSNLMSATIAGMFLTLN
- a CDS encoding cytidine deaminase, translated to MNMEQLLERAGIAREKAYAPYSKFKVGAALLTKDGTVFDGCNVENASYGLCNCAERTAFFSAISAGYQRDQFAALAVIGDTDGPIAPCGACRQVIIELGGPELPIRLGNLHGATRDTTAREQLPDAFYL
- a CDS encoding Inosine-uridine nucleoside N-ribohydrolase, which produces MSKHKVIYDTDPGVDDAMALVFQARHPDIELLGLTSVFGNATIETTTRNARFLAGRFAPGVPVAQGAAAPLKRAAPEPLAWIHGDNGLGNVAIEAGVEAALDARPAHRFIIDTVRAHPGEVTLIAVGPLTNLALALADDPQIAPLVKQVVIMGGAFGTDGVLGNVTPAAEANILGDPDAADRVLGAPWPVAIVGLDVTQRTIMSRDYLASLRDRGGAAGQFVWDVSRHYEAFHEQSAQLRGIYVHDSSAVTYVLAPHLYTTRSGPVRVLTDGIAVGQTIQKPSTMPVPAPDWDSRPECTVCLDVDVPGMLALYEHTLCGTL
- a CDS encoding ketopantoate reductase; translation: MRILVVGAGAVGGYFGGRLAAAGEDVTFLVRPGRAEKLQRDGLVINSARGNLTLRDVKTILAGVGAEPFDLVLLSCKAYSLDDAIDSFAPLVGESTLILPMLNGMRHIDVLKEKFGASRVLGGQCVIAATLSPEQHIMHLNETHAITFGELDGGTSERVEAIADAMAGANFDAVISDNILLRMWEKWVFLATLAAGTCLMRGSVGDILAAPDGKRIFENLLGECRGVAENNGFTMGPDFDARATQTLFTPSPLTASMMRDVENHSHTEADHILGDLISRGGDAQKGEHGLSLLRIAYSHLKTYEARQTRTS
- a CDS encoding CubicO group peptidase, beta-lactamase class C family, with product MLQCVKVTVGCILALSCAIAQSDAVFSDTGYAADAYGAADHYPLPIPGHARTQKQFVGYYTHFDEIRPADPIAKAGAPSTLKSSEHELTLNYPYGGQFHSIDDYLDRNPVTGLLIARGDTILYEHYRYARKDTDRFMSQSMAKTLVGMLIGIAISEGAIHSIDDLADAYVPELANNAYGQTSIRDLLHMSSGVHFFEDSNPGDDRDKLGRDLFSPNGVGAIEAVKRFDQRDRAPGTHFSYASIETEVLGLVLSHATHMSVAQYASERIWKKMGMESDASWGRDATGQDITYCCVSATLRDWARLGLMLAYDGKWNGKQIVPRDWVLQATSIASPDSFLAAGKANPIFGYGYQVWILPGDHRMFALQGMDGQRIIVDPRSKLVFVQTAVWTSDHDPGMREVYALWNALVAQYG
- a CDS encoding transcriptional regulator, LysR family → MKQNFTVRQGALDGVEVFLSVAQHRSFRKAAAELGVTPSAVSQTVRVLEARIGAALFTRTTRSVGLTEAGERFLSRAKPAFEELVAAGEVARGLGQRPSGLLRLTVPRAVVPILLEPLIASFCKAYPEIEVELATSKEVIDLAAEGFDAGIRLGHLVAADMVAVPLTPPLRLIVVGSPDYFAAHDQPVETDDLRQHACLRWRRSSGALASWSFNVNGQAIEIAVSGPLIASDFPTMLGAAIEGLGLAQLPEPMVAEGLRTARLVHVLEAYAPVIPGVFLCYPSRRQILPKLRAFIDHVKNRPAGDGKAQIHSVSGPVGSRKKGPFA